In a genomic window of Streptomyces roseoviridis:
- a CDS encoding serine/threonine-protein kinase: MEHSESTGTGLLLAGRYRLGESIGRGGMGKVWRAHDEVLHRVVAVKELTAGRFVAEADRLVLHARTQKEARAAARITHPGVVTVHDVLEHDDRPWIVMQYVDGPSLADAAKESGSGTIEPREAARIGLHVLGALRAAHAAGVLHRDVKPANVLLARDGRVLITDFGIAAIEGDSTITRTGELVGSIDYLAPERVRGGDPGPASDLWSLGATLYTAVEGSSPFRRGSPISTMQAVVTEEPPYPANAGALAPVIVALLRKDPEQRPRADEAERMFLDAMEGRSPQAAQAYVPTQRVGPEELNDAAPSVTSPMPLSHDEPAAAPGRPSAGTGPTSPHSSPTPHSSPAPHPAGPSGSGSAPAPAHIPADGPTTPASAQVRGRGRWRGALLAAIVAGLLAGGAVFAAMTHLGGDRGDRGADTSLTQGAGKDGKDPAKGGVPAGWHRVEDPEGFSLVVPDGWKRQADGDHIDYTPDNGRHRIRISMDPSPDFENPYMHMLDLEKIVRKRAEYQRIRLTQNTFRDQVNSCVWEFTWIEKRDFPGPRHAIDQVYYGDDGTEYALYMASPEESWARTREQFDIVKKYWRAPEDTVSP; the protein is encoded by the coding sequence GTGGAACATTCTGAGAGCACCGGCACGGGGCTGCTGCTCGCCGGGCGTTACCGGCTGGGCGAGTCCATCGGGCGCGGCGGCATGGGCAAGGTCTGGCGCGCCCACGACGAGGTGCTGCACCGGGTCGTGGCCGTGAAGGAGTTGACGGCGGGACGGTTCGTGGCCGAGGCCGACCGGCTGGTCCTGCACGCCCGGACGCAGAAGGAGGCCCGGGCGGCGGCCCGGATCACGCACCCCGGCGTGGTCACCGTGCACGACGTGCTGGAGCACGACGACCGCCCGTGGATCGTGATGCAGTACGTGGACGGGCCCTCGCTCGCGGACGCGGCGAAGGAGTCCGGTTCCGGCACGATCGAGCCGCGCGAGGCGGCCCGGATCGGTCTCCACGTCCTCGGCGCCCTGCGCGCGGCGCACGCCGCCGGGGTGCTGCACCGCGACGTGAAGCCCGCCAACGTGCTGCTCGCGCGGGACGGCCGGGTCCTGATCACCGACTTCGGGATCGCCGCCATCGAGGGCGACTCGACCATCACCCGCACCGGCGAACTCGTCGGCTCCATCGACTATCTGGCGCCCGAGCGGGTGCGCGGCGGGGATCCTGGCCCGGCCTCCGACCTGTGGTCCCTCGGCGCCACCCTGTACACGGCGGTGGAGGGCAGCTCGCCGTTCCGCCGCGGTTCGCCGATCAGCACCATGCAGGCGGTGGTGACCGAGGAACCGCCGTATCCGGCCAACGCCGGCGCGCTGGCCCCGGTCATCGTCGCGCTGCTGCGCAAGGACCCGGAGCAGCGCCCGCGCGCGGACGAGGCCGAGCGGATGTTCCTCGACGCGATGGAGGGGCGTTCGCCGCAGGCCGCGCAGGCGTACGTGCCGACGCAGCGGGTGGGCCCGGAGGAGCTGAACGATGCGGCCCCGTCCGTCACGTCGCCGATGCCCCTGTCGCACGACGAACCCGCCGCCGCACCCGGCCGCCCCTCCGCCGGCACCGGCCCGACGAGCCCGCACTCCTCCCCGACCCCGCACTCCTCCCCGGCCCCGCACCCCGCCGGCCCCTCCGGCAGCGGCTCCGCCCCTGCCCCGGCACACATCCCCGCCGACGGGCCCACCACCCCGGCCTCCGCACAGGTCCGAGGCCGTGGCCGCTGGCGCGGCGCGCTGCTCGCCGCCATCGTCGCCGGTCTCCTCGCGGGCGGCGCGGTGTTCGCCGCCATGACCCATCTGGGCGGCGACAGGGGCGACCGGGGCGCCGACACGTCCCTCACCCAGGGCGCGGGCAAGGACGGCAAGGACCCGGCCAAGGGCGGCGTCCCGGCCGGCTGGCACCGCGTCGAGGACCCCGAGGGCTTCAGCCTGGTCGTCCCCGACGGCTGGAAGCGGCAGGCCGACGGCGACCACATCGACTACACCCCGGACAACGGCAGGCACCGGATCCGGATCAGCATGGACCCCTCGCCCGACTTCGAGAACCCGTACATGCACATGCTCGACCTGGAGAAGATCGTCCGGAAGCGGGCCGAGTACCAGCGGATCCGGCTGACCCAGAACACCTTCCGTGACCAGGTCAACTCCTGCGTCTGGGAGTTCACCTGGATCGAGAAGCGGGACTTCCCGGGCCCCCGCCACGCGATCGACCAGGTCTACTACGGCGACGACGGCACCGAGTACGCCCTGTACATGGCCTCGCCGGAGGAGAGCTGGGCCCGCACGCGTGAGCAGTTCGACATCGTGAAGAAGTACTGGAGGGCTCCCGAGGACACCGTAAGCCCCTGA
- a CDS encoding serine/threonine-protein kinase — translation MPSAEGRLLAGRYRLGVVLGRGGMGTVWRAVDETLGRTVAVKELRFPNSIDEDEKRRLITRTLREAKAIARIRNNGAVTVYDVVDEDDRPWIVMELIEGKSLADAVREDGTLTPRRAAEVGLAILDVLRSAHREGILHRDVKPSNVLIAEDGRVVLTDFGIAQVEGDPSITSTGMLVGAPSYISPERARGHKPGPAADLWSLGGLLYAAVEGSPPYDKGSAIATLTAVMTEPVDPPKNAGPELEKVIYGLLAKDPDQRLDDAGARVLLRAVLDAPEAPPEPSPEATRIVPLPPLPERAPAAAKAKVPRPAREKTGEATAERLRGALKSVRNAATAATARNETQRGPGTGSPDRPASSRASLTDVVPRRTLVIIAVVVLVALLGTILYVALGGGGQEGTEQGKGTKTGGTTASAGTASGGTDGRTDDGTDTSPSDPAQQGSGGTPAANGGGQSGTTPSGTPGGDQAGGGTPLPAGYVMVTNDRFHFRMAMPASFKLAGIAGQNSGGIFHAGGSGFPRVQVDFNDSPKDDASAAWRAAMAAVAATSNGYKHIGIRPVAYKGYPTVADWEFERTQNGIRVRILNRGFKVDADHGYSIMVSCRAEAWDAPECKTLRDTAFATFSPKD, via the coding sequence GTGCCGTCCGCCGAGGGACGGCTGCTCGCCGGGCGCTACCGCCTCGGCGTGGTCCTCGGCCGCGGCGGCATGGGCACGGTGTGGCGCGCGGTCGACGAGACCCTGGGCCGCACGGTCGCCGTCAAGGAGCTCCGCTTCCCCAACAGCATCGACGAGGACGAGAAGCGACGCCTCATCACCCGGACCCTGCGCGAGGCCAAGGCCATCGCCCGGATCCGCAACAACGGCGCCGTGACCGTCTACGACGTGGTCGACGAGGACGACCGCCCGTGGATCGTCATGGAGCTGATCGAGGGCAAGTCGCTGGCCGACGCCGTCCGCGAGGACGGCACCCTCACGCCGCGCCGCGCCGCCGAGGTCGGCCTCGCCATCCTCGACGTGCTGCGCTCCGCGCACCGCGAGGGCATCCTCCACCGTGACGTGAAGCCGTCCAACGTGCTGATCGCCGAGGACGGCCGGGTCGTCCTCACCGACTTCGGCATCGCCCAGGTCGAGGGCGACCCCTCGATCACCTCCACCGGCATGCTCGTCGGCGCCCCCTCGTACATCTCGCCGGAGCGGGCCCGCGGACACAAGCCCGGCCCCGCCGCCGACCTCTGGTCGCTCGGCGGACTCCTGTACGCCGCCGTCGAGGGCAGCCCGCCCTACGACAAGGGCTCCGCCATCGCCACGCTCACCGCGGTGATGACCGAGCCGGTCGACCCGCCGAAGAACGCCGGCCCGGAGCTGGAGAAGGTCATCTACGGCCTCCTCGCCAAGGACCCGGACCAGCGGCTCGACGACGCGGGCGCGCGGGTCCTGCTGCGCGCCGTCCTCGACGCCCCGGAGGCCCCGCCGGAGCCCTCGCCCGAGGCGACGAGGATCGTCCCGCTGCCCCCGCTCCCCGAGCGCGCGCCGGCGGCCGCGAAGGCCAAGGTGCCCAGGCCGGCCCGCGAGAAGACCGGCGAGGCGACGGCCGAGCGGCTCCGCGGCGCCCTGAAGTCCGTGCGCAACGCCGCCACGGCGGCGACCGCGCGGAACGAGACCCAGCGCGGCCCCGGCACCGGATCCCCCGACCGGCCCGCGTCGTCCCGCGCCTCGCTCACGGATGTCGTCCCGCGCCGCACCCTGGTGATCATCGCCGTGGTGGTGCTCGTCGCCCTCCTCGGCACGATCCTGTACGTCGCCCTCGGCGGCGGCGGTCAGGAGGGAACGGAGCAGGGCAAGGGGACGAAGACCGGCGGCACCACCGCCTCGGCCGGCACCGCCTCGGGCGGCACCGACGGCCGGACCGACGACGGTACGGACACGTCGCCGAGCGACCCGGCCCAGCAGGGCAGCGGCGGCACACCGGCCGCCAACGGCGGCGGCCAGAGCGGCACGACGCCCTCGGGGACGCCCGGCGGTGACCAGGCCGGCGGCGGCACACCGCTGCCCGCCGGCTATGTGATGGTGACCAACGACCGGTTCCACTTCCGCATGGCGATGCCCGCCTCCTTCAAGCTCGCCGGGATAGCGGGCCAGAACTCGGGCGGCATCTTCCACGCCGGCGGCAGCGGCTTCCCGCGCGTCCAGGTCGACTTCAACGACAGTCCGAAGGACGACGCGTCCGCCGCCTGGCGCGCCGCGATGGCCGCGGTCGCCGCGACGAGCAACGGCTACAAGCACATCGGCATCCGCCCGGTCGCGTACAAGGGCTATCCGACCGTGGCCGACTGGGAGTTCGAGCGCACCCAGAACGGCATCCGCGTCCGGATACTCAACCGGGGCTTCAAGGTCGACGCCGACCACGGCTACTCGATCATGGTCAGCTGCCGGGCGGAGGCGTGGGACGCGCCGGAGTGCAAGACGCTCCGGGACACCGCGTTCGCCACGTTCAGCCCCAAGGACTGA
- a CDS encoding protein kinase produces MDDYAGRVLADRYRLPLPPADAYDHVETRAFDTYSGQEVRIRQVPLPEVVDAELLDDEPYAAPGRATRRPAEPTVRRAVEAAQAAARIPDHPRLDQVFDVFAEAGSLWIVSEFVAATPLSELLAEGPLTPYRAAEIGADLLTALRALHAHGWTHRNVTARTVLVCDDGRVVLTGLAAGAAEEALCGYAPVPHEEESPYGRPGSGQDEYGTEAYDAEEYGAEEYAAEDYGTEAYDTEVAYEADAYETDTYGTEAYPAGGHPAARGHEEHGAYGAPFHELEPYEGGGEGEGEGRYGTYGPRASRVPASRTPDHHAHHEDEEPGEEGPEGPDTSYGTGYGPEGGTPYGGAGRAELPAAPVVPTPAVPPVADVRAARAGAIAAYRAGARAAARIGETGALPAPRPAAPAEPPERSEPASPSASSPASPPASPPASPPGPPAPPGPQWWSRAGDEDDADDLDDEDEPGGTYRQPPRAYLAGTWSDGPHAARDGGRSVPAGGGGGGTGPALPALPAGYRAAGPEPRPSSAAAPTGPGSSDPDSGPGFGDPYRGPATRLAAERARQTRIAVVGAVTERWAPEQAGPVHEHWRLAPPIGPATDLWALGALLYRAVQGHAPYPEDNAAELVQLVCAEPPAFAEECGPLRPVVESLLRQDPTERPDVEELNGWLRSLVRSAPEPEAGIGVVPLPSPDVTRLPIVRRRGELVRRRRGGAPGGRHRQGRSGRGRGRTEPGLAHDPRPSRARRDPAAYGPRTAYADTAPVHEEIPQRAPRAPRAPGRTSGSPHALGRTLLLLVLLLLAGAIAYAVWFMPRQGEGDGGKAAPPAQSATPSTVTTPPAPPGTGAPSSRPGSQQPATTPPGGGSSAPALASGYVVRVDPEGFQVGVPRDWRRSPINDAGQVRYTGGDFTLIVVPGRDTVQANGSDPMAYQRTRERELQPWRDSSWSSASGLRRIDVGRQAMAVGQFTWQDSTGREVFVRNLALIEGGRYHVVLVIGPENERDKVSEIHDQAVKAYRATR; encoded by the coding sequence GTGGACGACTACGCGGGAAGGGTGCTGGCGGACCGCTATCGGCTGCCCCTGCCGCCGGCCGACGCGTACGACCATGTCGAGACGCGCGCCTTCGACACCTACAGCGGCCAGGAAGTGCGGATCCGTCAGGTACCGCTGCCCGAGGTCGTGGACGCCGAACTCCTCGACGACGAGCCCTACGCGGCACCCGGGCGCGCGACCCGCAGACCGGCCGAGCCGACGGTCCGCCGTGCGGTCGAGGCCGCCCAGGCCGCCGCGCGGATCCCCGACCACCCTCGCCTCGACCAGGTCTTCGACGTGTTCGCGGAGGCCGGCTCGCTGTGGATAGTGAGCGAGTTCGTCGCCGCCACCCCGCTCTCCGAGCTCCTCGCCGAGGGCCCGCTGACCCCCTACCGGGCCGCCGAGATCGGCGCCGACCTCCTCACCGCCCTGCGCGCCCTGCACGCGCACGGCTGGACCCACCGCAACGTCACCGCGCGCACCGTCCTCGTCTGCGACGACGGCCGGGTCGTCCTCACCGGCCTCGCGGCCGGTGCCGCCGAGGAGGCCCTCTGCGGCTATGCCCCGGTGCCGCACGAGGAGGAGTCCCCGTACGGACGGCCCGGATCCGGCCAGGACGAGTACGGGACCGAGGCGTACGACGCAGAGGAGTACGGGGCGGAGGAGTACGCGGCGGAGGACTACGGCACCGAGGCGTACGACACGGAGGTGGCGTACGAGGCGGACGCGTACGAGACGGACACGTACGGCACCGAGGCGTACCCGGCCGGGGGGCACCCCGCCGCCCGGGGCCACGAGGAGCACGGGGCGTACGGCGCACCGTTCCACGAGCTGGAGCCTTACGAAGGCGGAGGCGAAGGCGAAGGCGAAGGCCGGTACGGGACGTACGGTCCCCGGGCGAGCCGGGTGCCGGCCTCCCGGACGCCCGACCACCACGCGCACCACGAGGACGAGGAGCCGGGCGAGGAGGGACCGGAGGGGCCCGACACGTCGTACGGCACGGGCTACGGGCCCGAGGGAGGCACCCCGTACGGCGGCGCGGGCCGGGCCGAGCTGCCCGCCGCGCCGGTCGTTCCCACCCCCGCCGTGCCGCCCGTCGCGGACGTGCGGGCCGCCCGTGCCGGGGCCATCGCCGCCTACCGGGCCGGCGCCCGTGCCGCCGCGCGGATCGGCGAGACCGGGGCCCTCCCGGCCCCTCGCCCCGCCGCGCCCGCCGAGCCCCCGGAGCGATCCGAGCCCGCGTCCCCGTCCGCGTCTTCGCCCGCCTCACCACCCGCCTCACCGCCCGCGTCGCCACCGGGCCCGCCCGCCCCGCCCGGGCCGCAGTGGTGGTCCCGCGCGGGCGACGAGGACGACGCCGACGACCTGGACGACGAGGACGAGCCGGGCGGGACGTACCGGCAGCCGCCGCGCGCGTACCTCGCCGGGACCTGGAGCGACGGCCCGCACGCCGCCCGCGACGGCGGACGTTCCGTCCCGGCGGGCGGTGGTGGCGGTGGCACCGGCCCCGCGCTGCCCGCGCTCCCCGCCGGCTACCGGGCGGCCGGCCCCGAGCCGCGGCCGTCGTCGGCCGCCGCACCGACCGGGCCGGGCTCTTCCGACCCGGATTCCGGCCCCGGCTTCGGCGACCCGTACCGAGGTCCGGCGACCCGGCTCGCCGCCGAACGGGCCCGCCAGACCCGGATCGCCGTCGTCGGCGCCGTCACCGAGCGCTGGGCGCCCGAGCAGGCCGGCCCGGTCCACGAGCACTGGCGCCTCGCCCCGCCCATCGGCCCCGCCACCGACCTATGGGCGCTGGGCGCGCTGCTCTACCGGGCCGTCCAGGGCCACGCCCCGTACCCCGAGGACAACGCCGCCGAACTGGTCCAGCTGGTCTGCGCCGAGCCGCCCGCGTTCGCCGAGGAGTGCGGCCCGCTGCGGCCGGTCGTGGAGTCGCTGCTGCGCCAGGACCCCACCGAGCGCCCCGACGTCGAGGAGCTGAACGGCTGGCTGCGTTCCCTGGTGCGTTCGGCACCCGAGCCCGAGGCCGGCATCGGTGTCGTCCCGCTGCCCTCTCCGGACGTCACCCGGCTGCCCATCGTGCGCCGCCGCGGCGAGCTGGTGCGGCGCCGTCGCGGCGGAGCCCCCGGCGGCCGGCACCGTCAGGGCCGCTCCGGCCGGGGCCGCGGCCGGACCGAACCGGGCCTCGCCCACGACCCGCGCCCTTCCCGTGCCCGGCGCGACCCCGCCGCGTACGGGCCCCGTACCGCCTACGCCGACACCGCGCCCGTGCACGAGGAGATCCCGCAGCGCGCCCCGCGCGCGCCCCGCGCCCCCGGCCGCACCTCGGGCTCCCCGCACGCCCTCGGCCGCACGCTGCTCCTCCTCGTCCTGCTCCTTCTGGCCGGGGCGATCGCGTACGCCGTCTGGTTCATGCCCCGGCAGGGCGAGGGCGACGGCGGCAAGGCCGCCCCGCCCGCGCAGTCCGCCACCCCGTCGACGGTGACGACTCCGCCGGCCCCGCCCGGCACCGGCGCCCCGTCCTCCCGGCCCGGCTCCCAGCAGCCCGCCACCACCCCGCCCGGCGGCGGCTCCTCGGCGCCCGCGCTCGCCTCCGGTTACGTGGTGCGCGTGGACCCCGAGGGCTTCCAGGTCGGCGTCCCGCGCGACTGGCGGCGCAGCCCGATCAACGACGCCGGACAAGTCCGCTACACCGGCGGCGACTTCACCCTGATCGTCGTCCCAGGCCGGGACACAGTGCAGGCGAACGGCTCCGATCCGATGGCGTACCAGCGCACCCGGGAGCGCGAGCTCCAGCCCTGGCGGGACTCGTCCTGGTCGAGCGCCTCGGGGCTGCGGCGGATCGACGTCGGCCGCCAGGCCATGGCGGTGGGTCAGTTCACCTGGCAGGACAGCACCGGACGCGAGGTCTTCGTGCGCAACCTGGCGCTGATCGAGGGCGGTCGCTATCACGTCGTCCTGGTCATCGGGCCGGAGAACGAGCGGGACAAGGTCTCCGAGATCCATGACCAGGCGGTGAAGGCGTACCGCGCCACCCGCTGA